One region of Purpureocillium takamizusanense chromosome 4, complete sequence genomic DNA includes:
- a CDS encoding uncharacterized protein (EggNog:ENOG503PCRU~CAZy:GH25~SECRETED:SignalP(1-20~SECRETED:cutsite=AAA-TP~SECRETED:prob=0.7075)~COG:G) produces the protein MKSLSVLAAGLLALVGSAAATPIEQRAANVKGFDVSNHQKSVDFNKAYKDGARFVIMKATEGSTFVDPNFSKFHAGATKAKLIRGGYHFCRPDGARASTQASFFLKHGGGWSNDGITLPGMMDLEATNGHPQCYGMSAKAMVAWIAEFVDTYHKATKRYPMIYTGPAWWKACTGNSQAFKDKCPLVLAHYAGEIGPLPGGWKRHAIWQYDNHAPWGGDSDRFNGDSAALKKLATTG, from the exons ATGAAGTCTTTGAGTGTCCTTGCCGCGGGGCTGCTCGCCCTTGTtggttccgccgccgccacaccGATCGAacagcgcgccgccaacgtcaAAGGCTTTGACGTTTCAAATCACCAAAAGTCGGTCGACTTCAACAAGGCGTACAAGGACGGCGCGCGCTTTGTCATCATGAAG GCCACCGAGGGCTCGACATTCGTCGACCCCAACTTCAGCAAGTTCCACGCGGGGgccaccaaggccaagctcaTCCGCGGCGGGTACCACTTCTGCCGGCCGGACGGGGCCCGGGCGTCGACGCAGGCGAGCTTCTTCCTCAAGCACGGGGGCGGCTGGTCCAACGACGGCATCACCCTGCCGGGCATGATGGACCTCGAGGCGACCAACGGGCACCCGCAGTGCTACGGCATGTccgccaaggccatggtcGCCTGGATCGCCGAGTTCGTCGACACGTACCACAAGGCGACCAAGCGCTACCCCATGATCTACACGGGGCCGGCCTGGTGGAAGGCGTGCACGGGCAACAGCCAGGCCTTCAAGGACAAGTGcccgctcgtcctcgcccacTACGCCGGCGAGATCGGGCCCCTGCCAGGCGGCTGGAAGAGGCACGCCATCTGGCAGTACGACAACCACGCCCCCTGGGGAGGCGACTCGGACAGGTTCAACGGGGATTCTGCGGCGCTGAAGAAGCTCGCCACGACCGGCTGA